The Primulina huaijiensis isolate GDHJ02 unplaced genomic scaffold, ASM1229523v2 scaffold42603, whole genome shotgun sequence genomic sequence ATAATGAATGATAAATCAATTCTTGGAAGTTGTTGAGAGAAATTTGCTTTTTACATTGCGGCACTGTCGATTATACTGCAAACTGtgctcatttttttttttttggaattatgGTCAGATTGTTGCAGTGAAGCAACTTAACCTCGATGGCCTTCAAGGGAATCAAGAATTCATTGTGGAGGTTCTTATGTTAAGCTTGCTGCACCATTCAAACCTCGTGAATTTGATTGGGTATTGTGCTGATGGCGATCAGAGGCTCCTGGTTTATGAATATATGCCAATGGGTAGTCTTGAAAATCATCTATTTGGTAATCtatgatatatttttcatttaaatttccTCCAGAGTCATTTAAGTTGTGGTTCTCTTGTTTTTGGGAAGTTAAGCATGTTTTATATCTATGGAGACAAAAGAATATCGAAGTTTTAGCTTGGTTATGAATGTGCGGTGtcatcaaatcagtttgaagtTAATTAAAATGGCTTTAGACCATTTCTCAGGGATGTCGTGTCTTGCTTAGCCATAGATATGTTACTAATGTATATGTTCCATTTCGGTATCAGATCTAGAGCCCGGTCAAGAGCCTCTGAGTTGGAGCAAACGTCTGAAGATTGCTGTTGGTGCAGCTCATGGCCTTGAATATCTTCACTGCAGAGCAAATCCCCCCGTAATCTACCGTGACCTTAAATCTTCGAACATACTTTTGGACAACGACTTCAATGTGAAACTGTCTGATTTTGGACTTGCGAAACTTGGACCTGTTGGTGACAACACTCATGTTTCAACTCGAGTAATGGGAACCTATGGATATTGTGCCCCCGAGTATGCCATGAGTGGCAAACTGACTCTAAAATCTGATATCTACAGCTTCGGTGTTGTTCTGTTGGAGCTTATCACTGGACGCAAGGCTATTGACTGCACCAGGAAGCCAGGAGAGCAAAATCTGGTGGTGTGGGTGAGTTTGCATTTCACTGTCTATAATATAATGGGCACAAAAATTCTTCCTATTCTGGCATAATTCTATCTCAACTCTTGTAGACATAACACCGCTTACTCGTGTTATATTTACAGTCACGACAATATCTGAAGGACCGGAGGAAGTTCGTCGAGATGGTGGACCCTCTACTCGAAGGACGATTCTCGGTCCGGAGCCTGCACCATGCCGTTGCAATTACTTCAATGTGCCTCCAGGAACAAGCAAGTTTCCGCCCCCTTATCAGCGACATTGTCATGGCACTCGAGTACTTAGCTTCCCATGCAGGAAGATTTCACAATCGGACATCATCATCCCCATCTCAGCTGGATGTTAATCGTGATTCGAGAAGATAAAATCGCAAAACTGTGTCCTCATTTGGAACAGAACCACATGCAACTGATTCTGGGACCCTTCATGGAAATGATCTTTTATCCTTCCATTAGATAGAAAGCATGAGGTATAATCTGTTATCTTCGTGATGAACGAAGGCTATAGAATGAAGGAGGAGTTGTGTGAATCAATCTGATGACATATTTGAACTTGTTTCCAAATGCAGATATAGAGGGAATTATATAAACGGAGTTGCTGCTTGTCTTCTTCGGGTTCAGAAGAATTTGTTTGAGCTGTAACTCGTATTCGTCGGTTACTTCGGCTGTTTTGTTTTGTATTTGTACGTGTGGTATCTCATTTCGATTATTTCATGCTATTATAAGGATATtcaatgattcaaaattttaaaataattatggatCATTAGAGGTACTACCGTAATATCTCGTTACTTGACAGAAATGATGGGGATATTAACTTGGAAGATTTTTtggataaaatataaattttatattataagatCTACATGATAATATTAAGATAAtggatatatttattttatacattttttttttgtatatgaaTAAGTTTACAATAGCAACATGAACATCAAAACAA encodes the following:
- the LOC140969726 gene encoding probable serine/threonine-protein kinase PBL21, with the translated sequence MSCFSCMSLRTEDVTDYDADMAPRSNDASEKGKKGNSVMTPKGKESNEPTGSVARSFAFKELAAATQNFREANLIGEGGFGSVYKGRLESSMIVAVKQLNLDGLQGNQEFIVEVLMLSLLHHSNLVNLIGYCADGDQRLLVYEYMPMGSLENHLFDLEPGQEPLSWSKRLKIAVGAAHGLEYLHCRANPPVIYRDLKSSNILLDNDFNVKLSDFGLAKLGPVGDNTHVSTRVMGTYGYCAPEYAMSGKLTLKSDIYSFGVVLLELITGRKAIDCTRKPGEQNLVVWSRQYLKDRRKFVEMVDPLLEGRFSVRSLHHAVAITSMCLQEQASFRPLISDIVMALEYLASHAGRFHNRTSSSPSQLDVNRDSRR